The Paenibacillus dendritiformis region TGACCGGAGCGTCGCGTCCAACCGTTATGGGCAAGCTTGCCCTTCCCTGAACTTTCCGTGGAGCATGAATGTCATTCAGAAGGGCTTGAATCCAATACGACAAGAAGGCGGTTTTTCCATGAAAAAATGGGATCTGTCGGCAGCCGGGCAGCTTGGCCTGAGCGAGGAAGGATTACAGGCCGCCTGGTCGCTGCTTGATAAGGCGGCTGAGCAGGGAATTATCCCCGGAGGCGTGGCTCTCATTGGGCGCCGCGGCCATGCGGCGGCTTATGCCGCCGGGCATGCGTTCCTAAGCGAAGAGCGCTCCATTCCGGCCAGCGTGGATACGATCTATGACTGCGCGTCATTAACGAAGGTCGTCATTACGCTGGCACTCATGCTCATCTTGCTGGATCGCGGCCAAGTGCGGCTTACCGATCCGGTGGCACAGCATATCCCCGCATTTGGCGCCGCGGGGAAGGCAGAGGTTACGATCGGGCAGTTGCTGGCCCATACCTCGGGCTTGCCCGCGCATCGCGATCTGTATTCGCACGGATGGACGCCGCAGCAGATCCACGAGGCGATCTGCGCGATGGAACCGGACTATCCGCCAGGGACGCGCTGCGTCTATAGCTGCCTAGGATATATTATCCTCGGGCACATTATCCGGCAGCAGTTCGGGCGTCCGTTGGAGGAAGCGGCCTGGAGCGAGGTACTGCAGCCGCTTGGGATGACGGCGAGCCGGTACAACCCGCCGCCGGAATGGAAGCCGCGCATCGCGGCGACGGAATACGATGCGGCGCTGGGCGAGTACCGCTGGGGCTTCGTGCACGATGAGAACGCGTATGCGCTTGGCGGCGCGGCAGGCAATGCGGGGCTGTTCTCGACCGCATCGGATCTGCTGCGGTATGCCCGCATGTGGCTGGCCTTGGCAGGCAGCGCAAGTTATACGGCCGGCGCGGCCGACGCCTCCTTGAGCCACTCCCGGCCCGGGGACGGCCCGGAGGCCTTGCTCTTGTCGCGTGAGGCCGTCAACGAAGCGCTGCGAAGCCATACCCTTGACATTCCGGGAGCGCACCGGGGGTTGGGATGGGTGCTTCGCGGCGACCCGGCCGATGTTGGCAGGGAGGGGCTGTCTCCATTCCGTTTCGGCCATACGGGCTTCACCGGAACAAGTCTCTGGATCGATCCGGCCCAGGATCTGATCTTAATTCTGCTGACGAACCGCGTTCATTTCGGCCGGGGCAACTCGATCGCGGCGCTCCGCCGGCAGTTCCACGAAGCAGCCGTAGCGGCTATACAGAAATAAGTCTAACTCAAATCCTTGGCAAGCGTCTCCGATCGGATGCCGGCCAGGGATTTTTTTGTTGGCAGACAGGCTCTGCCGAAATGATTAAACAGCTAGGCTTGAACACATAAGAGTTCGCATCTATTTCGGAAGCTTGCATATTGCGTCTGTTCACCAGAATGTGGTTGCTCAACAGAAGGTGGCTGTTCAATAGAATGGGGCTTTCCAGCAGGAGGTGGCTGTTCAATAGAAGACCGCTATTCAGTAAAATATGGCTCATCAACAGAATTTGACGGTTCACCAGAATGTGGTTGTTCAGCAGATTGCGGGAGGGAAAATGCAGCAGCGGAGAAAATGGTGGAAGTTGGAATTGGCGCACGTCGTGACCAATGGCAAAGTGGCCTGTCGAATCCAGACAGCAGTGTATCTGTCAGGTCTTTGATCCACTCTCCCCTTGGCTCAGAGAGAGAAAGCACACGTCGGCACGGCAAGCGTCAGGAGGCGGAGCGAGCCGCTGAAGCAATCAGGCGAGCAAGCAGATGGACCAAATAGTTGAATCTAGCAGACGGAATAGCAACCATGTGATGCCAACGACTTGTCCCCTAAACGCGCCCCTGAGCCGATGGGAGATTGCTTATAAGGCAGCCGAGGATATGCCCCGACTGGCTTCTGAATCAATGGGATAGTGACGCTAAGAAGAAACCGAAGCATGTACCGGGCGAGATGCTGATTCGATGGGATAGCGCCCCTAAGGGAAAAGAGGCACCATCCCCGCCGGCGTGCCCTTGAGCCGATGGGAGATTGCTTATAAGGCAGCCGAGGATATGCCCCGACTGGCTTCTGAATCAACGGGATAGGGTGGCGTTAAGGAAGAAAGCGAAGCATGTACCGGGCGAGTTGCTGATTCGATGGGATAGCGACCCTAAGGGAAAAGAGGCACCATCCCCGCCGGCGTGCCCCTGAGCCGAAGGGAGATTGCTTATAAGACAGCCGAGGATATGCCCCGACTGGCTTCTGAATCAACGGGATAGTGACGCTAAGAAGAAACCGAAGCATGTACCGGGCGAGATGCTGATTCGATGGGATAGCGACCCTAAGGGAAAAGAGGCACCATCCCCGCCGGCGTGCCCCTGAGCCGAAGGGAGATTGCTTATAAGACAGCCGAGGATATGCCCCGACTGGCTTCTGAATCAACGGGATAGTGACGCTAAGAAGAAACCGAAGCATGTACCGGGCGAGATGCTGATTCGATGGGATAGCGCCCCTAAGGGAAAAGAGGCACCATCCCCGCCGGCGTGCCCTTGAGCCGATGGGAGATTGCTTATAAGGCAGCCGAGGATATGCCCCGACTGGCTTCTGAATCAACGGGATAGGGTGGCGTTAAGGAAGAAAGCGAAGCATGTACCGGGCGAGATGCTGATTCGACGGGATAGCGACCCTAAGGGAAAAGAGGCAACCTCCCGGCCTGCACCCTGAACCAGGGGCTCGGGCATCCTCACAGGCTTTACATCAAATGTAAGCTATGTGCTTCCATAATATACATATGTCCACTACGAAAGGACGCATTAACCGCAGTGTCCGCATGTCAAAAACAAGAAAAAATAGTTGTTGATCTTTCGTTGGCATCGTTTATAATGATGAAAAATTATTTATAGAAACAGTGTATCTATTATCGGTACAGAGGCCTTGCTGAATAAAAAAGGGGAAGAGGTGAGGAAGTGTCGCTCAAGACGCTGGCCAAATCGCTTGAATTGCTTGATTGCTTTACATCGGATCATCCGATATGGGGGGTACGTGATTTAGCGAAGAAGCTGGGAATGCACCACTCGGTCGTGCATCGCATCGTAACGACGTTCGAGCAGCACGGCTTTCTCATTCAGAACAGAGAGACGCAGAAATACCATCTTGGCTTGAAGCTGCTGGAGTACGGCAAGGTCGTCACCGATCAGCTCAACATTCAGCAATATTTTCAGCCGATTTTGAAGGAAATTGCGAATTCGACTGGGGAATCGGTGTACCTGAATATGCTGGAAGGGAAGGAGGGCGTCTGCGTATCCATCGTTCTCAGCTCGAAGGATATTCAATATCTGATTCCGGTCGGCGACCGTTCGCCGCTGTATGCCGGAGCTTCGCAGAAGGTCATGATGGCTTACGTATCTGAGGAGCTTCAGGAGGAGATTATTCAGGAAGGCTTGACGGCCGTCACTTCTCGAACGATAACGGACTCGCTCCGCTTGCGGGCCCAATTGGCGCAAATCAAGGAGGAGGGCTGGTGCATTTCTGTCGGTGAATATACGGAAGATGTCGTCGGTATATCCGTTCCGATGCTGGACAGTCATCGCCGCATTCTTGGCTCCATTACGATTGCCGGACCAAGATACCGGATAGACGACGAGAGATGCGAGTCGTACTTGCGCATTTTGCTAGACCAAGTCCCTTTAATACGTCAAAGCTGCAATATTATATCGCATATGTGGTAACCAGGGTTCATATTTTTACACAGCTGCACTTTATTTAGATAATGAGATACCGCTTT contains the following coding sequences:
- a CDS encoding serine hydrolase domain-containing protein, which encodes MKKWDLSAAGQLGLSEEGLQAAWSLLDKAAEQGIIPGGVALIGRRGHAAAYAAGHAFLSEERSIPASVDTIYDCASLTKVVITLALMLILLDRGQVRLTDPVAQHIPAFGAAGKAEVTIGQLLAHTSGLPAHRDLYSHGWTPQQIHEAICAMEPDYPPGTRCVYSCLGYIILGHIIRQQFGRPLEEAAWSEVLQPLGMTASRYNPPPEWKPRIAATEYDAALGEYRWGFVHDENAYALGGAAGNAGLFSTASDLLRYARMWLALAGSASYTAGAADASLSHSRPGDGPEALLLSREAVNEALRSHTLDIPGAHRGLGWVLRGDPADVGREGLSPFRFGHTGFTGTSLWIDPAQDLILILLTNRVHFGRGNSIAALRRQFHEAAVAAIQK
- a CDS encoding IclR family transcriptional regulator codes for the protein MSLKTLAKSLELLDCFTSDHPIWGVRDLAKKLGMHHSVVHRIVTTFEQHGFLIQNRETQKYHLGLKLLEYGKVVTDQLNIQQYFQPILKEIANSTGESVYLNMLEGKEGVCVSIVLSSKDIQYLIPVGDRSPLYAGASQKVMMAYVSEELQEEIIQEGLTAVTSRTITDSLRLRAQLAQIKEEGWCISVGEYTEDVVGISVPMLDSHRRILGSITIAGPRYRIDDERCESYLRILLDQVPLIRQSCNIISHMW